In Chelonia mydas isolate rCheMyd1 chromosome 19, rCheMyd1.pri.v2, whole genome shotgun sequence, the following are encoded in one genomic region:
- the CDCA8 gene encoding borealin isoform X1, with protein sequence MGTTQKPAICTHRAPSDTMAPSRKKTANGTSKNNVKKKKLAAFLKDFDREVQTRIDQLQTNGQNLLKELDNLYNIENLRLPLALREMNWLDYFAKGGSKKALEEAATADLELSEINKLTAEVIQTPFRIVKKAKKSKQDIDAIEEETELSLLPVAKKRKQDSKALEESEPEHENVNPKTGKVKTSTKKVPVSKSRRAPSARVKRISKRSSKNNCVTPALGQVAGARTWGRTSTVTPKFDSRVFKTPGLRTPAAHEHVYIVSANGSPLANSNDVIITVPVGGGENIRLAASDLTKRNLSHLNPETLGIMKKLSVRLAQVCSSTNTQR encoded by the exons ATGGGCACCACACAGAAACCTGCAATATGCACACACAG AGCTCCATCCGACACCATGGCACCGTCCAGGAAGAAAACAGCCAATGGAACCAGCAAAAACAatgtgaaaaagaaaaagcttgcTGCGTTTTTAAAGGACTTTGATCGTGAAG tccAAACTAGAATTGATCAGCTACAAACAAATGGGCAAAATCTTCTCAAGGAATTGGATAATCTTTATAACATAGAAAACCTCCGACTTCCTCTAGCACTGAGAGAGATGAACTGGCTTGACTACTTTG CTAAAGGAGGAAGTAAAAAGGCCCTAGAAGAAGCAGCAACG GCAGATTTGGAGCTATCAGAAATAAACAAACTTACGGCAGAAGTTATCCAGACGCCTTTCAGAATTGTCAAGAAAG CTAAAAAATCCAAACAGGATATCGATGCTATTGAAGAAGAAACAGAACTTAGTTTGCTCCCTGTAGCAAAGAAGAGGAAACAGGATAGCAAAGCCCTTGAAGAATCAGAACCAGAACATGAAAATGTTAATCCCAAAACAGGGAAG GTGAAGACATCAACCAAAAAAGTGCCAGTTTCGAAGAGCAGAAGAGCTCCATCAGCGAGAGTGAAACGCATTAGTAAAAG GTCAAGCAAAAATAACTGTGTCACTCCAGCCCTTGGCCAAGTCGCTGGTGCCCGCACATGGGGAAGGAcctccactgtcacccctaaaTTTGATTCCAG GGTTTTCAAGACACCAGGTCTACGCACGCCTGCCGCACATGAGCATGTTTACATCGTCTCTGCAAACGGCAGCCCTCTTGCTAACAGCAACGATGTCATCATTACGGTCCCTGTCGGAGGAGGGGAG AACATTCGTTTAGCAGCCAGTGACCTGACCAAAAGGAATTTGAGTCATCTCAATCCAGAGACCCTGGGAATTATGAAGAAGTTATCA GTTCGTCTTGCACAAGTATGCAGCAGCACGAACACCCAAAGATGA
- the CDCA8 gene encoding borealin isoform X2, translating into MAPSRKKTANGTSKNNVKKKKLAAFLKDFDREVQTRIDQLQTNGQNLLKELDNLYNIENLRLPLALREMNWLDYFAKGGSKKALEEAATADLELSEINKLTAEVIQTPFRIVKKAKKSKQDIDAIEEETELSLLPVAKKRKQDSKALEESEPEHENVNPKTGKVKTSTKKVPVSKSRRAPSARVKRISKRSSKNNCVTPALGQVAGARTWGRTSTVTPKFDSRVFKTPGLRTPAAHEHVYIVSANGSPLANSNDVIITVPVGGGENIRLAASDLTKRNLSHLNPETLGIMKKLSVRLAQVCSSTNTQR; encoded by the exons ATGGCACCGTCCAGGAAGAAAACAGCCAATGGAACCAGCAAAAACAatgtgaaaaagaaaaagcttgcTGCGTTTTTAAAGGACTTTGATCGTGAAG tccAAACTAGAATTGATCAGCTACAAACAAATGGGCAAAATCTTCTCAAGGAATTGGATAATCTTTATAACATAGAAAACCTCCGACTTCCTCTAGCACTGAGAGAGATGAACTGGCTTGACTACTTTG CTAAAGGAGGAAGTAAAAAGGCCCTAGAAGAAGCAGCAACG GCAGATTTGGAGCTATCAGAAATAAACAAACTTACGGCAGAAGTTATCCAGACGCCTTTCAGAATTGTCAAGAAAG CTAAAAAATCCAAACAGGATATCGATGCTATTGAAGAAGAAACAGAACTTAGTTTGCTCCCTGTAGCAAAGAAGAGGAAACAGGATAGCAAAGCCCTTGAAGAATCAGAACCAGAACATGAAAATGTTAATCCCAAAACAGGGAAG GTGAAGACATCAACCAAAAAAGTGCCAGTTTCGAAGAGCAGAAGAGCTCCATCAGCGAGAGTGAAACGCATTAGTAAAAG GTCAAGCAAAAATAACTGTGTCACTCCAGCCCTTGGCCAAGTCGCTGGTGCCCGCACATGGGGAAGGAcctccactgtcacccctaaaTTTGATTCCAG GGTTTTCAAGACACCAGGTCTACGCACGCCTGCCGCACATGAGCATGTTTACATCGTCTCTGCAAACGGCAGCCCTCTTGCTAACAGCAACGATGTCATCATTACGGTCCCTGTCGGAGGAGGGGAG AACATTCGTTTAGCAGCCAGTGACCTGACCAAAAGGAATTTGAGTCATCTCAATCCAGAGACCCTGGGAATTATGAAGAAGTTATCA GTTCGTCTTGCACAAGTATGCAGCAGCACGAACACCCAAAGATGA
- the C19H1orf109 gene encoding uncharacterized protein C1orf109 homolog: protein MSESPAILVLHQSLQKCFQAIQQQQEAWQTALTDCKPLLSSLSNLAEQMQACQKVTFAHTPLRGFPDLEEQLKYKQRCAAETLLEELVGKVADLQKVRDVVSGYVGTVFQLYEQHADVLGFEASVQRTALIPSLADMLEWLHNIERYYRHVYLESKFLLLQISFENLPDMQTLPQSWERILENNSRNMVQDTLLKVSFLETL from the exons ATGTCAGAGAGCCCAGCCATCCTGGTCCTTCATCAGTCCCTGCAGAAGTGCTTCCAGGCCatacagcagcagcaagaggctTGGCAGACGGCACTGACGGACTGTAAGCCTCTCCTGAGCTCCCTCAGCAATCTGGCGGAGCAGATGCAGGCTTGCCAGAAGGTCACATTTGCACATACACCACTGCGAGGCTTCCCGGATCTGGAAGAGCAGTTAAAATATAAGCAACGCTGTGCAGCAGAGACTCTGCTGGAAGAGCTGGTGGGCAAAGT AGCTGACTTGCAGAAAGTGCGGGATGTAGTTAGTGGTTACGTGGGCACTGTTTTCCAACTCTATGAGCAGCATGCGGATGTGCTAGGTTTTGAAGCTTCTGTGCAGCGTACTGCTCTTATCCCCTCGCTGGCAGACATGTTGGAATGGCTGCACAATATTGAGAGATATTACCGACATGT ATACCTGGAGAGTAAATTCCTCCTTCTCCAAATCAGTTTTGAGAACTTGCCAGACATGCAAACCCTGCCGCAGTCCTGGGAGAGGATTTTGGAGAACAATAGCCGAAACATGGTTCAAG ACACTCTTCTGAAGGTCTCCTTTCTGGAGACTCTGTGA